The sequence CCGGGGAGGCGGGGTCATGGGTTCGCTGTACATTGATTCGATGTACATTGCACAATGGTCCGACCCTGATCTTGGCAACTTCGCCGACGACCTTGCAGGATGCGACACGGTTGTCAAAATGGGATATGTTTATAATGGCCACGCACTGGATGCACAATTTGCCCAACTCAACCTCCCTCCCCCTGCCTTCGGCTATTCGATAGCACAAGGCCCCATTGTCCCGGGCATGCCCGGTGACACGGGCATCTACAACTTCCGTCGGTGGCAGGGAAGAAGGAATCTCTCGATGACATCATTTGCATATTTCGCCAGCGGCAATCCATATGTTGACCCACCTCCTTCGTACAATGGTGCTCTCCAATGGTGGAAATTGCTCAGGGGGTTTTTGCCCAACTGGCAATTGGATTTGCATTACCCACATCCTCCGGGTGAGCCGGTGTCGTTCTTTCCGCTCAATGGCGACCCAGTCCATGGTACAGGATTTATTGATGGTGCGGGAACCACATATTCATACATTCTCGGCGACCGCCGCATTATAGTCAACACCGGCCCCTTCCGCCTTGCCCCCGGTGATACGCAAGAGGTGATCATGGCAAACACAGGCGGCATAGGCGCCGACCGCCTTTCGAGCATTAGTGCAATGAAAGCACATGCGCGGGTGGCGAAATCGTCGGTGCAGCATCTTCTTGGCTCGAAGCCCCCGTTGGCAACAAGCGCTGTAACGTACCCAAACCCGACAGAAGCGACAGTGAGATTGCACGCAGATGCGAGGGGAATTCCGGCACAGTCCATTACCGCGACACTCCTGACACCATCCGGCACGATAATCGGGTCTTTCCCGCTCTACGACGATGGCACGCACGGCGATACGCTTGCGGGAGACGGAAGATGGACAAATGAACTTACCATCAGTCGCCAGCAACAAGGACTCTCAGCACAACTCACGGTTTCGGAAACGGGCAGCGGCAGTTTTGTGTGGGAGGGAATCCTCACCCAAATCACCACCCTCGGCCCCCTCTCTTTTAGCAATCTCCGCGTGTTCGCTGACAACACCAACAACGATGGCCGGGCCAATCCGGGTGAGATTGTGAGATTCGGATTCTCGACCGTCAATCAGGCAGCAGGCGAGTTGAGCGGTTTGAGAGTCACGCCGTTGTCCGAGTTCGACGGGAAGACCCGGACTATCCCCCTTCTTCCCGCCGGTTCAACGGATAGCATGACCTACAATCCGTCCGAGCCATCGTCGTTCTTCTCAGTCAAAATTCCGCCCGACTATCCGGACAGTCTTTTTTCAATCCAGATTCAAATGGAGGATGCCAACTTCAACCGGTGGACGGGAAGAATTGGCATGATGGTCTATCCGTACGGTTTCCAGTTGCCGCGTGCGGCTCTGAATCACATTACCGGCCAAGCAAGCGGCAGTCCCGAAGTAGTGATTGTCAACCCGGCGGCGATTCAGAATCATCTCTATCTGATACGGGGAGTTGATTCGTTGAACGGAGAAGTCGCCCGCTTCATGTTAAAAGACTCCACCTCGGGAAGCATTCTTATTAACAGGAGTCCGCTGCCCGATACAACCGGATTTAACATCCCGGTCACGGACGGGTTCCGCATCCGCTTGGGAACACTCGAAACACGGGGCGGCATACGAGGCTGGGATGTACCGAACGGCACATTGCGGTTCAGTTCAATCGGGGGTGAATGGACTTCCTTTGAAGGTTTTGGCGGAACGATTGACTGGTACGACCCTTCTTACTTTTTTGGCATAGCCCCGGCGAAAGGCCTGCATGCAAGGGAGTTGCGCAATGTGATCATCAAGCTTGCGACAGCCGCGTCCGGTTCGGGAAGTAACCTCAACACCGGTTTCCCATACGGCGGGTGGAACAGGGAAACTACAACAGATCCGAACATGTCGTATGCGTACAGGTACCTGCGCGCGGCAACAGCAGCGCCTGCCTTGCCGGAGTTTGCGCCGTACATCGTAAACCCGTCAGCAGGGTACGCCTACCAAGACTATAAGAAAGGGGTCCCCTTCTCGGCGTGGGATATTGATGCGAATCCCCCGCGGCGGCTTGCGGTCGGCTTCCACGAGAACAACGTTTCAGCCGGACTCGTTGACGGATTGTACTGGCCGCCTCCCGCCAATACAGTGGTCGGCAACAACCAGGTTCGTGAGTTCTTCTTCATCTTCGGCCGTGACTATACCGGAGACACTCCCGATCCGGCGTTGATGGTTGATGCGCTCAATAACTCGCTCCCTGTTATGTGGTGGGGAACGGTGACGCGGGCGGACAATACCAACTTCTTTACAGGCGATGAGTTTCTCATTCTCGCCCGTAAAGTCATGACCTCCGCCGATACTTGGACATTCAACCCGACCATTGTGTTGGGCATTGACGGAGACTCCCGACCGGAGGAGTTTGCCCTCTTTCAGAATTACCCCAATCCGTTCAACCCCACTACCACGATCCGATACCAGCTTCCCGTTCCGAGTCTCGTAACGATCAAGATCTACAACATTCTCGGCCAGGAAATCTCAACGCTGGTGGAGGAAGTCCGGACGCATGGGACACATACTGCCATGTGGAACGGAACGAACCGGGCGGGAAATAATGTGGCGACCGGAGTCTACTTCTACCGGATGGAAGCAAAGCCGACAAGCGGAAAAGCCGGAACATTTATGCGCGTTCAGAAGATGTTGCTGCTGAAGTAAGGCTGTGTATTATTTCCAGACAGAGTAAAGGAGGTACCGTAATGAGAACACTTATCGTCCTATTATGCTTGATATTTGTTGACGGGTCCGGTGTCGCTCAAACCGCGGGCTGGGTCCGGCAAAACAGCGGCACATCAAACTTCCTTTACTCTGTATATTTTGTGTCAAGCACCACCGGCTGGGTTGTTGGGCAGGGTGGAACAATCCTGAAAACAACCAACGCAGGAACAACCTGGTTGCCCCAGTCAAGCGGCACGACCAACTTCCTCTATTCCATTTTCTTCATAGATGCCAATACGGGGTGGACGGTCGGGCAGAACGGCACAATCCGCAAAACAACAAATGCAGGTGCTGCGTGGTTTTCGCAGGCGAGCGGTTTCAACGAGTACCTGTATTCCATCACATTCACCGACTTGGCGAACGGCATCATCGTCGGCAGCAACGGACTTGTCTTGCGCAGCACGAATGGCGGTACGCAATGGAATCCGGTTGACGCAGGCATATCGAACACGCTCAGCACCGTGTGCTTCCCCATCTCCGCCACTTCGCTTATCGGGTATGCCGTAGGTGGAAGTGCATCGGAAGGTACAGTGTTACGAACTACGGACGCGGGCGTTACTTGGACGCCGCAAGATGCCGGCACAAGCAACTGGCTCTTCGGCACGTACTTCACCGATCTGCTCAACGGATGGGCCGTAGGCTTCAACGGCACCATCAGGCACACCACCGACGGGGGACAAACCTGGTTGCCGCAATCCAGCGGTATTGTTGAACGCCTCGTCGGTACGCATTTCCCCACTCCCAACACCGGCTGGGCCGTCGGGTTTGCGGGCACAATCCTGAAAACGGAGAATGCCGGGAATGAATGGATCCCACAATCCAGCGGAGTGACGAGCAACCTCTGGTCGGTGTTCTTCCTCGACAACAACACGGGTTGGGCGGCAGGGTGGAACGGCACAATCCTTCACACGCGAACAGGGGGAACGACGTCGGTTGCTGAGGAAGGTCAGCCTGCGGAGTTTGTGTTGGAGCAGAACTATCCGAATCCGTTTAATCCGACAACAACGATTCGTTTCACTGTAGGGACGTATGGCCATACGTCCCTACGGGTTTTCGACCTGCTCGGCAGAGAGGTGGCGACGTTGGTGGATGAAGCAAAACACGCCGGGCACCATGAGGTGGTTTGGAATGCGGCAGAGTTTGCAAGCGGTATGTACTTCTATCAATTGAAAGCCGGAGGCTATAATGCTACAAGAAAGATGTTTCTCATCAGGTAGAGCGGCGGCCATTCTCTTTTCTCTCTGTTGCGTGCCCTTGGTTTTCAACGGCGCGTCCGCGCAAACCGATTGGACACCCCCCGTTGTGATCAGCCGGGACTCTCTCAGCGAACGTCATCCGACATTCGCCAACTATATTTTCGACTACGGCATAGCGCAGCCGAGGGAGGAGGCCCT is a genomic window of Bacteroidota bacterium containing:
- a CDS encoding T9SS type A sorting domain-containing protein, which produces MKQLYTLLFILCLVLPSAVWGEKPQKSRSTPGSTFNQLGLPHYSLLNINNITTWMRRDGQSNHAPTGAEGVYYPRGTRWVVYQDGFVWGGKAYLDADYTIPHPTQVIRIGGATYNVGTQAGRVIGFGPDAVPANPNDPEVRIFRIRRDYAQMSQDELRRDASEYFEVPFADVTPFQISSISTQYQIDWMEWPVEYGAPYIERNGQPGYQPPPPFSPNFTVDSLIPGYYDEPGLAGVNTSFPADQVIWTVFNDLNRAISTSFYGSEPLGLEAQVTIWGYKRTDALGQTYFKRIRFINKGGVDRGGGVMGSLYIDSMYIAQWSDPDLGNFADDLAGCDTVVKMGYVYNGHALDAQFAQLNLPPPAFGYSIAQGPIVPGMPGDTGIYNFRRWQGRRNLSMTSFAYFASGNPYVDPPPSYNGALQWWKLLRGFLPNWQLDLHYPHPPGEPVSFFPLNGDPVHGTGFIDGAGTTYSYILGDRRIIVNTGPFRLAPGDTQEVIMANTGGIGADRLSSISAMKAHARVAKSSVQHLLGSKPPLATSAVTYPNPTEATVRLHADARGIPAQSITATLLTPSGTIIGSFPLYDDGTHGDTLAGDGRWTNELTISRQQQGLSAQLTVSETGSGSFVWEGILTQITTLGPLSFSNLRVFADNTNNDGRANPGEIVRFGFSTVNQAAGELSGLRVTPLSEFDGKTRTIPLLPAGSTDSMTYNPSEPSSFFSVKIPPDYPDSLFSIQIQMEDANFNRWTGRIGMMVYPYGFQLPRAALNHITGQASGSPEVVIVNPAAIQNHLYLIRGVDSLNGEVARFMLKDSTSGSILINRSPLPDTTGFNIPVTDGFRIRLGTLETRGGIRGWDVPNGTLRFSSIGGEWTSFEGFGGTIDWYDPSYFFGIAPAKGLHARELRNVIIKLATAASGSGSNLNTGFPYGGWNRETTTDPNMSYAYRYLRAATAAPALPEFAPYIVNPSAGYAYQDYKKGVPFSAWDIDANPPRRLAVGFHENNVSAGLVDGLYWPPPANTVVGNNQVREFFFIFGRDYTGDTPDPALMVDALNNSLPVMWWGTVTRADNTNFFTGDEFLILARKVMTSADTWTFNPTIVLGIDGDSRPEEFALFQNYPNPFNPTTTIRYQLPVPSLVTIKIYNILGQEISTLVEEVRTHGTHTAMWNGTNRAGNNVATGVYFYRMEAKPTSGKAGTFMRVQKMLLLK
- a CDS encoding T9SS type A sorting domain-containing protein, translating into MRTLIVLLCLIFVDGSGVAQTAGWVRQNSGTSNFLYSVYFVSSTTGWVVGQGGTILKTTNAGTTWLPQSSGTTNFLYSIFFIDANTGWTVGQNGTIRKTTNAGAAWFSQASGFNEYLYSITFTDLANGIIVGSNGLVLRSTNGGTQWNPVDAGISNTLSTVCFPISATSLIGYAVGGSASEGTVLRTTDAGVTWTPQDAGTSNWLFGTYFTDLLNGWAVGFNGTIRHTTDGGQTWLPQSSGIVERLVGTHFPTPNTGWAVGFAGTILKTENAGNEWIPQSSGVTSNLWSVFFLDNNTGWAAGWNGTILHTRTGGTTSVAEEGQPAEFVLEQNYPNPFNPTTTIRFTVGTYGHTSLRVFDLLGREVATLVDEAKHAGHHEVVWNAAEFASGMYFYQLKAGGYNATRKMFLIR